One Fusobacterium russii ATCC 25533 genomic region harbors:
- a CDS encoding GH3 family domain-containing protein produces MLYRISNYFFIYFCKKYYKKFFSSITKIKEEQENILYTIIKANKNTKYLLKHDIEKILRLNDKKIILKEYQKRVPIISYDDIVDYIEMEKNGLKNTLLSDNILLFELTSGSTSSTKYIAYTKKFLNSYMSAIYTWLYDLYRNNKALYKGTVYWSISPLLKRERLTKGNIRVGIEDDTSYFNKLSSYFLNILFTVPKEIKNIENMEDFYLLTSLFLLLSRNLVMVSIWSPSFFLILLDFIEENREKILFILEKKELEDYNFEDKELKNKKCFLSIKRKYKKLWKYERIKEIKEIFSINKESINFLEVWKNLKLISCWSDGASYDFFLKLKERMKNVKFQAKGLMSTECVVSFPLTNINEGSIVAYRSFFYEFLVLKDKREVTSSNIKLLHELEIGEKYILIVTTNAGLYRYNTNDIVEVVNFYQNIPVIKFIGRSNKYSDLMGEKLENSFVEKIIGKLLEKFEIEQNFILFAPSIIKSSFNRAKVFYTLFLKLEKEKNIDKSKLMYLEKELNESLCEAYHYNYAYELKQIERAKIFIIEDEKPLKIYMDEKAKKQKLGDIKYQILDRENAWENKFKGGYIR; encoded by the coding sequence GTGCTATATAGAATATCAAATTATTTTTTCATATATTTTTGTAAAAAATATTATAAAAAATTTTTTTCTTCAATAACTAAAATAAAAGAGGAACAAGAAAATATACTATATACTATAATTAAAGCAAACAAAAATACAAAGTATTTATTAAAACACGATATAGAGAAAATTTTAAGATTAAATGACAAGAAAATTATTTTAAAAGAATATCAAAAAAGGGTTCCGATAATTAGTTATGATGATATAGTTGATTATATAGAAATGGAAAAAAATGGTCTAAAAAATACACTTTTATCTGATAATATTCTGCTTTTTGAATTAACTAGTGGAAGTACTTCCAGTACAAAATACATAGCCTATACTAAAAAATTTTTAAATAGCTATATGTCTGCCATCTATACTTGGCTCTATGATTTATACAGAAATAATAAAGCTTTATACAAGGGAACAGTATATTGGTCGATATCACCTCTATTAAAAAGAGAAAGACTTACAAAAGGGAATATAAGGGTGGGGATAGAAGATGATACATCTTATTTTAATAAATTATCATCATACTTTTTAAATATTCTTTTTACAGTTCCAAAAGAAATAAAAAATATTGAAAATATGGAGGATTTTTATTTATTGACATCACTATTTTTACTTTTATCCAGAAACTTAGTAATGGTTTCAATATGGAGTCCTTCATTTTTTTTAATTTTATTAGATTTTATAGAAGAAAATAGAGAAAAAATACTATTCATATTAGAAAAAAAAGAATTAGAAGATTATAATTTTGAAGATAAGGAATTGAAAAATAAGAAGTGTTTTCTTTCTATAAAGAGAAAATATAAAAAACTTTGGAAATATGAAAGAATAAAAGAAATAAAAGAAATTTTTTCAATTAATAAAGAAAGTATAAATTTTTTAGAAGTATGGAAGAATCTAAAACTTATTAGCTGCTGGTCCGATGGTGCTTCTTATGACTTTTTCTTAAAACTAAAAGAAAGAATGAAAAATGTTAAATTTCAAGCAAAAGGTCTTATGTCTACTGAATGTGTTGTAAGTTTCCCTTTAACAAATATAAATGAAGGAAGCATAGTCGCATACAGATCTTTTTTTTATGAATTTTTAGTATTGAAAGATAAAAGAGAAGTAACAAGTTCAAACATAAAGCTTTTACATGAATTGGAGATAGGGGAAAAATATATTCTTATTGTAACGACAAATGCTGGTTTATATAGATACAATACAAATGATATAGTAGAAGTTGTAAATTTTTATCAAAATATACCAGTTATAAAATTTATAGGAAGAAGCAATAAATACTCCGATCTTATGGGAGAAAAATTAGAAAATTCTTTTGTTGAAAAAATTATTGGAAAACTTTTGGAAAAGTTTGAAATAGAGCAAAATTTTATTTTATTTGCTCCAAGTATTATAAAATCTTCATTTAATAGAGCAAAAGTTTTTTATACTTTATTTTTAAAATTAGAAAAAGAAAAAAATATAGATAAGTCAAAATTAATGTATTTAGAAAAAGAGTTAAATGAAAGTCTTTGTGAGGCTTATCATTATAATTATGCATACGAGCTAAAACAGATAGAGAGGGCTAAAATTTTTATAATTGAAGATGAAAAACCTTTAAAAATATATATGGATGAAAAAGCCAAAAAGCAAAAATTAGGTGATATAAAATATCAAATTTTAGATAGAGAGAATGCGTGGGAAAATAAATTTAAAGGAGGATATATAAGATGA
- a CDS encoding B12-binding domain-containing radical SAM protein — MKIAFLAPAGAMYRFNGTFKKALHYAPLTLTTLAAYTPEDVEVEIFDETIEKIPLDLDADVVVMTSITGTAERVYRFADYFRKKGKKVILGGPHPTLCPEEAISYCDSVIIGRSENLFTEIVEDMKNDNLKNFYIQKNNSLENLKLPKRSILKKDRYVSINSIEATKGCTLDCSFCVGKALYPNFLKRPVMEVIREIETFEKKEVLFIDLNLIADVDYAKKLFLELKPLKKWWFGLATSNLVHDDEMIKLMADSGCKGLLIGFEAISKESLKAMNKGINLLADYHLLMKKLHSYNIAVNGTFTFGSDGDDKDVFKRTVEEVIKMKVDLPRYSILTPFPKTKLYDELEREGRIFERNWTMYDVQHAVFHPKNMTADELQEGGIYAWRETYKFSSIFKRIARFSIIAPILLSTNLGYRHYADKLESFNYQKMTDNSDIPLL; from the coding sequence ATGAAAATAGCTTTTTTAGCACCAGCTGGAGCAATGTATAGATTTAATGGAACTTTTAAAAAAGCCTTGCACTATGCTCCTTTAACTTTAACTACACTTGCTGCTTATACTCCTGAAGATGTAGAAGTTGAAATTTTTGATGAAACTATAGAAAAAATTCCTTTAGATTTAGATGCTGATGTTGTTGTAATGACTTCTATTACAGGAACAGCAGAAAGAGTATATAGATTTGCAGATTATTTTAGAAAAAAAGGAAAAAAAGTTATTTTAGGAGGACCTCATCCGACACTTTGTCCCGAAGAGGCTATTAGTTATTGTGATAGTGTCATTATAGGGAGATCAGAAAATCTTTTTACAGAAATAGTTGAAGACATGAAAAATGATAATTTAAAAAATTTTTATATACAAAAAAATAATAGTTTAGAAAATTTAAAACTCCCTAAAAGAAGCATATTAAAAAAGGATAGATATGTTTCCATAAATAGTATAGAAGCAACTAAGGGATGCACATTGGATTGTTCTTTCTGTGTGGGGAAAGCACTTTATCCTAACTTTTTAAAAAGACCGGTTATGGAAGTAATAAGAGAAATAGAAACATTTGAAAAGAAGGAAGTTCTCTTTATTGATCTAAACTTAATTGCTGATGTAGACTATGCAAAGAAACTATTTTTAGAATTAAAACCTTTAAAAAAATGGTGGTTTGGACTTGCAACTTCAAATCTTGTTCATGATGATGAAATGATAAAGTTAATGGCTGATAGTGGCTGCAAAGGTTTGTTGATAGGCTTTGAAGCCATATCTAAAGAATCTTTAAAAGCAATGAATAAAGGTATAAATTTACTTGCAGATTATCATTTGTTAATGAAAAAATTACATTCTTATAATATTGCAGTAAATGGAACTTTTACCTTCGGTTCGGATGGAGATGATAAAGATGTCTTTAAGAGAACAGTGGAAGAAGTTATAAAAATGAAGGTTGATTTACCGAGATATTCAATATTAACACCATTTCCTAAAACAAAATTATATGATGAATTGGAAAGGGAAGGAAGAATATTTGAAAGAAATTGGACTATGTATGATGTACAACATGCTGTCTTTCATCCTAAAAATATGACAGCTGATGAATTACAAGAGGGAGGCATATATGCATGGCGTGAAACTTATAAGTTTAGCTCAATTTTTAAGAGAATAGCCAGATTTTCCATTATAGCACCAATTTTATTGAGTACAAACTTAGGATATAGACATTATGCAGATAAGTTAGAAAGCTTCAATTATCAAAAAATGACAGACAATTCGGATATTCCACTCTTATAA
- a CDS encoding glycogen/starch/alpha-glucan phosphorylase translates to MSNFTESIKKYLETTFGNSIEEANERQLYQTLMVVTRDRLSALRYEYNKKLKQTDQKQAYYMSMEFLVGRTLRNNLFNLGLEEEVKDLLYEKGMDIDRIYNMEPDPGLGNGGLGRLASCYMDAWTSQDYPVTGFSILYEFGIFKQVIQNGWQQEYPDNWLEYGSYGLVYRKDEGMEIKFYGRTSETWTKTGLKINYHDYTSIIAEPYDLMISGYKTESVNVLRLWKAKANSAFNMKLFERGEYAKSMEADAIATSISKLLYPADDNDNGKALRIKQQYFFTSASLQQIVKAHFKTHGTLDNFAEKVVIHINDTHPAMCIPELMRILMDEYSYSWEEAWDITTKTFAYTNHTIMAEALEKWSVNLFEPILPRIYTIIKEINNRFCKYCYENGAAGDIETMAIIHHGMIRMANLCIVSSYNVNGVSKLHSDILIEDTFKDFNKIYPGKFNNVTNGIAHRRWIGQANPELTKYLTDLLGVNFLKDLSAIENLMKFKDDKSVIENLNRIKDIKKTQLARYIKNSTGINIDNTSIFDIQVKRLHEYKRQLLNALHIIYLFREIKFNALRPQPRTFIFGAKASSGYVMAKNIIKLICSLSDMIEADPLVRNYIKVIFIEDYRVTLAEIIIPAANISEQISQAGKEASGTGNMKFMLNGALTLGTMDGANVEIHGAVGDNNIFIFGLTTPEVNELFAKGYKPYDYYISNPEIKNTLDFMRTIDGNGTNFNNIVDYLINHDPYMCLADFKSYIDKQKEVAEIYQDKDRWGQMSLVNIAKSGIFSADRSTAEYVNNIWNIEKVK, encoded by the coding sequence ATGAGTAATTTCACAGAAAGTATAAAAAAGTATCTTGAAACAACATTTGGAAATTCAATAGAAGAGGCAAATGAAAGGCAATTGTATCAGACATTAATGGTAGTTACAAGAGATAGACTTTCAGCTTTAAGATATGAATATAATAAAAAACTTAAACAGACAGATCAAAAACAGGCATATTATATGTCAATGGAATTCCTAGTTGGAAGAACACTTAGAAATAATTTGTTTAATTTAGGTTTAGAAGAAGAAGTTAAAGATTTACTTTATGAAAAAGGCATGGATATAGATAGAATATATAATATGGAGCCTGATCCGGGCTTAGGAAATGGAGGACTTGGAAGGCTTGCATCATGTTATATGGATGCTTGGACTAGCCAAGACTATCCTGTTACAGGCTTTTCTATATTATATGAATTTGGAATTTTTAAGCAAGTAATACAAAATGGTTGGCAACAGGAATATCCTGATAATTGGCTTGAGTATGGCTCATATGGTTTAGTATATAGAAAAGATGAAGGAATGGAAATAAAATTTTATGGAAGAACTTCTGAAACTTGGACCAAAACAGGCCTAAAAATAAACTATCATGATTATACTTCAATAATAGCTGAACCTTATGATTTAATGATTTCAGGCTATAAAACTGAATCTGTAAATGTACTTAGACTATGGAAGGCTAAAGCAAACTCAGCTTTTAATATGAAATTATTTGAAAGAGGAGAGTATGCAAAATCAATGGAAGCAGATGCAATAGCAACATCTATATCAAAACTTTTATATCCTGCTGATGACAATGATAATGGAAAAGCATTGAGAATAAAACAGCAATATTTCTTTACAAGTGCGTCTTTACAGCAAATAGTGAAAGCACATTTTAAAACACATGGAACACTTGATAACTTTGCAGAAAAAGTTGTAATACATATAAATGATACACATCCTGCAATGTGTATACCTGAGCTTATGAGAATTTTGATGGATGAATATTCATATTCTTGGGAAGAAGCATGGGATATTACAACTAAAACTTTTGCATATACAAATCATACAATAATGGCAGAAGCATTAGAAAAATGGTCAGTGAATCTATTTGAACCTATTTTACCAAGAATTTATACAATAATAAAAGAAATTAATAATAGATTCTGTAAATATTGTTATGAAAATGGAGCAGCAGGAGATATAGAAACAATGGCAATAATTCATCATGGTATGATAAGAATGGCAAATTTATGTATAGTTTCTAGTTATAATGTAAATGGAGTTTCAAAACTTCACTCGGATATTTTAATTGAAGATACTTTTAAAGATTTTAATAAAATCTATCCAGGAAAATTCAATAATGTTACTAATGGAATAGCACATAGAAGATGGATAGGACAGGCCAATCCGGAATTAACAAAATATTTAACAGATTTATTGGGTGTAAATTTCTTAAAGGATTTGTCTGCTATTGAAAATTTAATGAAATTTAAAGATGATAAGTCAGTTATTGAAAATCTTAATAGAATAAAAGATATTAAAAAAACTCAACTTGCTAGATATATTAAAAATTCAACAGGTATAAATATAGACAATACTTCGATTTTTGATATTCAAGTAAAAAGATTGCATGAATATAAAAGACAATTACTGAATGCACTTCATATAATTTATCTTTTTAGAGAAATTAAATTCAATGCTTTAAGACCTCAACCAAGAACCTTTATTTTTGGTGCAAAAGCTTCATCCGGTTATGTGATGGCAAAAAATATAATTAAGTTGATTTGTTCATTATCTGATATGATAGAAGCAGATCCATTAGTTAGAAATTATATAAAAGTAATATTTATAGAAGACTATAGAGTTACATTAGCAGAGATAATAATACCTGCTGCCAATATTAGTGAGCAAATTTCACAGGCAGGAAAAGAGGCATCAGGAACAGGAAATATGAAGTTTATGCTAAATGGTGCACTTACTTTAGGAACTATGGATGGAGCAAATGTGGAAATACATGGAGCTGTTGGAGATAACAATATTTTCATTTTTGGCTTAACAACTCCAGAAGTAAATGAACTATTTGCAAAAGGTTATAAGCCATATGATTATTATATTTCTAATCCAGAGATAAAAAATACATTGGATTTTATGAGAACTATAGATGGAAATGGTACTAACTTTAATAATATAGTGGACTATTTAATAAATCACGATCCTTATATGTGTCTTGCTGATTTTAAAAGCTATATAGATAAGCAAAAAGAAGTTGCTGAGATTTATCAAGATAAGGATAGATGGGGACAAATGAGTTTAGTTAATATAGCTAAATCAGGAATTTTCTCAGCAGATAGATCAACTGCTGAGTATGTAAATAATATTTGGAATATAGAAAAAGTTAAATAA
- a CDS encoding B12-binding domain-containing radical SAM protein translates to MKILLVLARDNVYKYEKTFFKKYYAQITLITLESLIDKEKYNAEVFLIDEGADKYDATSDKHKDKKFDLVCISSVISASSRAKEISKFWKERGAYTLIGGHYATVLKDEALNFFDTVITGAGEVSFPKFLNDFHRKKPKREYFEKIDEDHEYKPLNRKLLKSRRYFGNYGTIVANNGCNNKCSYCSVTKMFNGKNSLRSIDYVVSEIKSNKYREWIFYDPNLLADREYSIKLVTELKKLKIKWSASATISLGNDIEFLKLLKESGCIALVIGLESFVQENLNIVNKNFNRVNEYKRLVKTIQSYGISILATIMIGMETDTVESIRRIPDIVEEIGVDIPRYSVLTPYPGTPFYEQLEKEGRLLTKDWYYYDTETVVFKPKNMTYETLQKEFYRLWMDSFTFKRIIKRVKNSKNKGIKFIAEIFFRQHAKKFLKYKKINF, encoded by the coding sequence ATGAAAATATTACTAGTATTAGCTCGAGATAATGTTTATAAATATGAAAAGACTTTCTTTAAAAAATATTATGCCCAAATAACATTAATAACTTTAGAATCATTAATTGACAAAGAAAAATACAATGCAGAAGTATTTTTAATAGACGAGGGAGCAGATAAGTATGATGCTACTTCGGATAAGCATAAAGACAAAAAATTTGATCTTGTTTGTATTTCTTCTGTTATTTCTGCCTCAAGTCGTGCTAAAGAAATTTCTAAATTTTGGAAGGAAAGAGGAGCATACACTCTTATAGGAGGTCACTATGCAACAGTATTAAAGGATGAAGCATTAAATTTTTTTGATACTGTTATAACAGGTGCTGGAGAAGTATCTTTTCCTAAATTTTTAAATGATTTCCATAGAAAAAAACCTAAAAGAGAGTACTTTGAAAAAATTGATGAAGACCATGAATACAAACCTTTAAATAGAAAACTATTAAAAAGCAGAAGATACTTTGGAAACTATGGCACAATAGTTGCAAATAATGGTTGTAATAATAAATGTAGCTATTGCTCTGTGACAAAAATGTTCAATGGTAAAAACAGTTTAAGAAGTATAGACTATGTGGTAAGTGAAATAAAAAGTAATAAATATAGAGAATGGATATTTTATGATCCAAATTTATTAGCAGATAGAGAATACAGTATAAAACTAGTGACTGAGTTAAAAAAGTTGAAAATAAAATGGTCGGCTTCAGCAACTATAAGTCTTGGAAATGATATTGAATTTTTAAAATTGCTAAAAGAATCAGGTTGTATTGCTTTAGTAATTGGTTTGGAAAGTTTTGTTCAGGAGAATCTAAATATTGTCAATAAAAATTTTAATAGAGTGAATGAATATAAACGATTGGTAAAAACTATTCAAAGCTATGGCATATCTATTTTAGCTACAATAATGATAGGTATGGAAACTGATACAGTTGAATCTATTCGTAGAATACCTGATATAGTTGAGGAAATAGGGGTAGATATTCCAAGATACAGTGTACTGACACCTTATCCTGGAACTCCATTTTACGAACAACTGGAAAAGGAAGGGAGATTATTGACAAAGGACTGGTATTATTATGATACTGAAACAGTGGTATTTAAACCTAAAAATATGACTTACGAAACTCTGCAGAAGGAATTTTATAGATTGTGGATGGATTCCTTCACATTTAAAAGAATAATAAAAAGAGTGAAAAATTCAAAAAATAAAGGAATAAAATTTATTGCAGAGATATTTTTTAGACAGCATGCTAAAAAATTTTTAAAGTATAAAAAAATAAATTTTTAG